The following proteins come from a genomic window of Solwaraspora sp. WMMA2065:
- a CDS encoding helix-turn-helix transcriptional regulator, which yields MSPTNWRDVKAKARAADPEWDSPDRVAQRAAMRQQMLASVSGAQLAEIRKQLGLTQVQLAEAAGLSQARISQIENGEATSLESLRAYVTGLGGHLDIVARIGNVRLDVA from the coding sequence GTGAGTCCGACGAACTGGCGAGACGTCAAAGCCAAGGCGCGGGCGGCCGACCCTGAGTGGGACAGCCCTGACCGCGTTGCCCAACGCGCCGCGATGCGTCAGCAGATGCTGGCTTCCGTGAGCGGTGCCCAGCTCGCCGAGATTCGAAAGCAGCTGGGCCTCACCCAGGTGCAGCTGGCCGAGGCTGCGGGCCTGTCGCAAGCGCGCATCAGCCAGATCGAGAACGGTGAGGCCACGAGCCTCGAGTCACTGAGAGCCTACGTCACGGGCCTTGGCGGGCACCTCGACATAGTTGCGCGAATCGGGAACGTCCGCTTGGACGTCGCGTAG
- a CDS encoding ABC transporter substrate-binding protein yields the protein MRRRMAAAAALTGAALLISACGTADEEPEAGGGATDGTTTVKVQLQWFFQAQFAGYIAAVEKGFYEEEGLDVELLEGGVDIVPQTVLAQGQADYAIAWVPKALASREQGAQITDVGQIFARSGTYQVAFADSGITGPADLRGKKVGNWGFGNEFELFAAMTQAGLDPGADVTLVQQQFDMQALLRGDIDAAQAMSYNEYAQLLEAENPDTGELYTPEDFTVLDWNSVGTAMLQDAIWADTSKLDDPAYQEQTVKFLTGTIKGWAFCRDNPEECRDLSVAAGSTLGASHQLWQVNEVNKLIWPSTGGIGLIDEADWARTVELSLATKNQDDQTVLTAEPEGLAYTNDYISQALEAAEADGVDVTGADFTPLTVTLNPGGA from the coding sequence ATGAGAAGACGGATGGCCGCCGCGGCGGCGCTGACGGGTGCCGCGCTGCTGATCAGCGCCTGCGGTACGGCGGACGAGGAGCCGGAGGCTGGTGGCGGTGCCACCGACGGCACCACCACGGTGAAGGTCCAGTTGCAGTGGTTCTTCCAGGCCCAGTTCGCCGGCTACATCGCCGCCGTCGAAAAGGGCTTCTACGAGGAGGAGGGCCTTGACGTCGAGCTGCTCGAAGGTGGGGTGGACATCGTCCCGCAGACGGTGCTCGCCCAGGGGCAGGCCGACTACGCGATCGCCTGGGTGCCGAAGGCGCTCGCGTCGCGGGAACAGGGCGCGCAGATCACCGATGTCGGGCAGATCTTCGCCCGCTCCGGCACCTACCAGGTGGCGTTCGCCGACTCCGGCATCACCGGGCCGGCGGACCTGCGCGGCAAGAAGGTCGGCAACTGGGGCTTCGGCAACGAGTTCGAGTTGTTCGCCGCGATGACCCAGGCCGGGCTGGACCCGGGTGCCGACGTGACCCTGGTGCAGCAGCAGTTCGACATGCAGGCGCTGCTGCGCGGCGACATCGACGCCGCCCAGGCGATGAGCTACAACGAGTACGCGCAGCTGCTGGAGGCGGAGAACCCGGACACCGGTGAGCTGTACACACCGGAGGACTTCACGGTGCTCGACTGGAACTCCGTCGGCACGGCGATGCTGCAGGACGCCATCTGGGCCGACACCAGCAAGCTCGACGACCCGGCGTACCAGGAGCAGACGGTCAAGTTCCTCACCGGCACCATCAAGGGCTGGGCGTTCTGCCGGGACAACCCGGAGGAGTGCCGGGACCTGTCCGTCGCGGCCGGGTCGACGCTGGGCGCCAGCCATCAGCTGTGGCAGGTCAACGAGGTCAACAAGCTGATCTGGCCGTCGACCGGCGGGATCGGGCTGATCGACGAGGCGGACTGGGCGCGTACGGTCGAGTTGTCGCTGGCCACGAAGAACCAGGACGATCAGACGGTGCTGACCGCCGAGCCGGAGGGGTTGGCCTACACCAACGACTACATCAGCCAGGCGCTCGAAGCGGCGGAGGCGGACGGCGTCGACGTCACCGGTGCCGACTTCACCCCGCTGACCGTGACCCTCAACCCCGGCGGCGCCTGA
- a CDS encoding ABC transporter permease, giving the protein MRSLRAAGPPVAVGLVGLALWEATVRLGRVAPYVLPSPSAIAEQFWASRTVVLTAGLASGTNALIGLLAGATLGVAVALAVSRLRLLSEVSVPLAALVNALPIIALAPVLNNMFDAASSVPRRIVVGLVAFFPVFVNTLRGLRQVQPIHRELMASYAAGGWTFARLVRLPGALPFVFTGLRQASSLAVIAAVVAEYFGGLQDGLGARITSAASLTAYPRAWAFVVGACLLGLVFYLATLALERLAMPWRTGQTP; this is encoded by the coding sequence GTGAGGTCGTTGCGGGCGGCCGGGCCGCCGGTCGCCGTCGGGCTCGTCGGGCTGGCGCTGTGGGAAGCGACGGTACGGCTGGGCCGGGTCGCCCCGTACGTGCTGCCGTCGCCGTCGGCGATCGCCGAACAGTTCTGGGCCAGCCGCACGGTGGTGCTGACCGCCGGGCTGGCCAGCGGCACCAACGCGCTGATCGGCCTGCTCGCCGGGGCGACGCTCGGGGTGGCAGTGGCGTTGGCGGTGAGCCGGCTGCGGCTGCTCAGTGAGGTGTCGGTGCCACTGGCGGCGCTGGTCAACGCGCTGCCGATCATCGCGCTCGCCCCGGTGCTGAACAACATGTTCGACGCGGCCAGCAGCGTGCCCCGGCGGATCGTCGTCGGCCTGGTCGCGTTCTTCCCGGTCTTCGTCAACACGCTGCGCGGGCTGCGCCAGGTGCAGCCGATCCACCGCGAGCTGATGGCCAGCTACGCCGCTGGCGGCTGGACCTTCGCCCGGCTGGTGCGGCTGCCCGGTGCGCTACCGTTCGTCTTCACCGGGCTGCGCCAGGCGTCCTCGCTGGCGGTGATCGCGGCCGTGGTCGCCGAGTACTTCGGTGGGCTGCAGGACGGGCTGGGGGCGCGGATCACCTCGGCGGCGTCGCTCACCGCGTACCCCCGGGCCTGGGCGTTCGTGGTCGGCGCCTGCCTGCTCGGCCTGGTCTTCTACCTGGCGACCCTGGCTCTGGAACGCCTCGCGATGCCGTGGCGCACCGGCCAGACCCCGTGA
- a CDS encoding ABC transporter ATP-binding protein, whose translation MSNEFAVEITGVDKVFNAGRADTVTALTGVELTVGRGEFVSLIGPSGCGKSTLLRLIADLITPTAGTVTVNGKAARQARLDQEYGIAFQQAGLFDWRTVRRNVELPLELRGVRRTQRRERVDEMLQLVGLADFAGHYPAQLSGGMQQRVAIARALAVHPPLLLMDEPFGALDEMTRERLQDELLGICARTATSTVFVTHSISEAVYLSDRVVVMSARPGRITAIVDVALGERTEQTRQSAEFFAAVTEVRRALRGTDAPATGAAPASAPAAAESAAQ comes from the coding sequence ATGAGCAATGAATTCGCCGTCGAGATCACCGGGGTCGACAAGGTCTTCAACGCCGGCCGGGCCGACACGGTCACCGCGCTGACCGGGGTGGAGCTGACCGTCGGGCGGGGCGAGTTCGTGTCGCTGATCGGGCCGTCCGGCTGCGGCAAGAGCACCCTGCTGCGGCTGATCGCCGACCTGATCACCCCGACCGCCGGCACGGTCACCGTCAACGGCAAGGCCGCCCGGCAGGCCAGACTCGACCAGGAGTACGGCATCGCCTTCCAGCAGGCCGGGCTGTTCGACTGGCGGACGGTACGGCGCAACGTCGAACTGCCGCTGGAGCTGCGCGGGGTGCGGCGGACGCAGCGCAGGGAACGGGTCGACGAGATGCTGCAGTTGGTCGGGCTCGCCGACTTCGCCGGCCACTACCCGGCTCAGCTCTCCGGTGGCATGCAGCAGCGGGTGGCGATCGCGCGGGCGCTCGCCGTACACCCGCCGTTGCTGTTGATGGACGAACCGTTCGGTGCCCTCGACGAGATGACCCGCGAACGCCTGCAGGACGAACTGCTCGGCATCTGCGCCCGCACCGCGACCAGCACCGTCTTTGTCACCCATTCGATCTCCGAGGCGGTGTACCTGTCCGACCGGGTGGTGGTGATGTCGGCCCGGCCGGGTCGGATCACCGCCATCGTCGACGTCGCCCTCGGCGAGCGCACCGAGCAGACCCGGCAGTCGGCGGAGTTCTTCGCCGCCGTCACCGAGGTCCGCCGGGCGTTGCGCGGCACCGACGCGCCGGCTACCGGAGCCGCGCCGGCCTCGGCACCGGCGGCTGCCGAATCGGCGGCGCAGTGA
- a CDS encoding ABC transporter permease subunit encodes MTSGPTSSWARRAGVAGAALGALALAAAVWEGYKLVGDPDGTDLFGVPLLPRADDAAMPHLADVVAGLGDVDVAAGQPVWRVVVDACLFTLGVTGVGFAAGTLVGLILAVAMQRLRIAERGLLPYVVLSQTVPLVALAPVIAGWGGRLSIGAYPWQPWMSVAVIAAYLAFFPVAVGMLRGLQSPPAAGVELMRSYAAGWWRTLWKLRAPAALPYLFPALRLAGAAAVVGAVVGEISTGTRGGIGRLILEYSRQATSAPAKVYAAILGAAALGLVVAATVTLLELGLTRHQRRVAVTG; translated from the coding sequence TTGACCAGCGGCCCGACCAGCAGCTGGGCGAGGCGGGCCGGCGTCGCCGGGGCCGCGCTGGGCGCGCTCGCCCTGGCCGCCGCAGTCTGGGAGGGCTACAAACTGGTCGGCGACCCCGACGGTACGGACCTGTTCGGCGTACCGCTGCTGCCGCGCGCCGACGACGCCGCCATGCCGCACCTGGCCGACGTGGTCGCCGGCCTCGGCGACGTCGACGTCGCCGCCGGCCAGCCGGTGTGGCGGGTCGTCGTCGACGCCTGCCTGTTCACCCTCGGGGTGACCGGCGTCGGGTTCGCCGCCGGCACCCTGGTCGGGCTGATCCTGGCGGTGGCGATGCAGCGGCTGCGGATCGCCGAACGGGGACTGCTGCCGTACGTGGTGCTGTCGCAGACCGTGCCGTTGGTCGCCCTCGCCCCGGTGATCGCCGGCTGGGGCGGGCGGCTGTCGATCGGCGCCTACCCGTGGCAGCCGTGGATGTCGGTCGCGGTGATCGCCGCGTATCTGGCGTTCTTCCCGGTCGCCGTCGGCATGCTGCGCGGCCTGCAGTCACCACCGGCCGCCGGGGTCGAGCTGATGCGCAGCTACGCGGCCGGCTGGTGGCGCACCTTATGGAAACTGCGGGCCCCGGCCGCGCTGCCGTACCTGTTCCCGGCGCTGCGGCTGGCCGGGGCGGCGGCCGTGGTCGGCGCCGTCGTCGGGGAGATCTCCACCGGCACCCGGGGCGGCATCGGCCGGCTGATCCTGGAATATTCGCGGCAGGCGACCAGCGCCCCGGCGAAGGTGTACGCGGCGATCCTCGGTGCCGCCGCGCTCGGCCTGGTCGTCGCCGCCACGGTGACCCTGCTGGAGCTGGGGCTGACCCGCCACCAGCGGCGAGTGGCGGTGACCGGATGA
- a CDS encoding TIGR03842 family LLM class F420-dependent oxidoreductase, with product MDFGVVFQCDPPGRELVSLAQQAEQAGFSHVWTFDSHVLWQEPFVIYSQILAATTSVTVGPMVTNPSTRDWTVTASTFATLNEMYGNRTVCGIGRGDSAVRVLGARPTTLAELRECVTVIRDLAAGRTVRYRDRDITLPWVSDGALEVWVAAYGPKALALAGEVGDGYILQLADPDIAAWMIGAVRAAAERAGRDPDAVTFCVAAPAYVGDDLAHQRDQTRWFGGMVGNHIADIVARYGGDGSAVPKVLTDYIAGRQGYDYAEHGRAGNTHTDFVPDEIVDRFCLLGPAEEHLRRLAELRELGVDQFAVYLQHDAKQETLTAYGEQIIPAYRRVVAS from the coding sequence ATGGACTTCGGCGTCGTGTTCCAGTGTGACCCGCCCGGCCGCGAGCTGGTGTCGCTGGCCCAGCAGGCCGAGCAGGCCGGCTTCAGCCACGTGTGGACGTTCGACTCGCACGTACTGTGGCAGGAGCCGTTCGTCATCTACAGCCAGATCCTCGCCGCCACCACATCGGTGACAGTCGGGCCGATGGTGACCAACCCCAGCACCAGGGACTGGACCGTCACCGCGTCGACGTTCGCCACCCTCAACGAGATGTACGGCAACCGCACGGTCTGCGGCATCGGCCGGGGCGACTCGGCGGTCCGGGTCCTCGGTGCCCGCCCCACCACCCTCGCCGAGCTGCGCGAATGCGTCACCGTCATCCGTGACCTGGCCGCCGGGCGGACCGTACGCTACCGCGACCGGGACATCACCTTGCCGTGGGTCAGTGACGGGGCGCTGGAGGTCTGGGTCGCCGCGTACGGGCCGAAGGCGCTCGCCCTGGCCGGCGAGGTCGGCGACGGCTACATCCTGCAGCTCGCCGACCCGGACATCGCCGCATGGATGATCGGCGCGGTCCGGGCCGCCGCCGAACGCGCCGGCCGCGACCCGGACGCGGTCACCTTCTGCGTCGCCGCCCCCGCCTACGTCGGCGACGACCTGGCCCACCAGCGGGACCAGACCCGCTGGTTCGGCGGCATGGTCGGCAACCACATCGCCGACATCGTCGCCCGCTACGGCGGCGACGGCAGCGCGGTGCCGAAGGTGCTCACCGACTACATCGCCGGCCGGCAGGGCTACGACTACGCCGAACACGGCCGGGCCGGCAACACCCACACCGACTTCGTACCGGACGAGATCGTCGACCGGTTCTGCCTGCTCGGCCCGGCCGAGGAGCACCTGCGGCGGCTCGCCGAGCTGCGGGAGCTCGGCGTCGACCAGTTCGCCGTCTACCTGCAACACGACGCCAAGCAGGAAACCCTGACCGCGTACGGCGAGCAGATCATCCCCGCGTACCGCCGGGTGGTCGCGTCTTGA
- the hydA gene encoding dihydropyrimidinase, protein MALLITGGTVVGPTGPYAADVLVDGETIAAIFAPGTGPADGVDVLDASGKYVIPGGVDVHTHMELPFGGTFASDTFDTGTKAAAFGGTTTIIDFAVQRAGEVVGDGLTAWHAKAQGNCHVDYGFHMIIGGVDDESLKAMDSLVATEGITSFKLFMAYPGVFYSDDGQILRAMQKARDNGATIMMHAENGIAIDVLIGQALARGETDPIHHGLTRPAALEAEATSRAIALAGVAADCPLYIVHLSASEALAAVASARDAGRNVFAETCPQYLYLTLEDQLGAPGFEGAKWVCSTPLRSKHEPHRADLWRGLRTNDLAVVSTDHCPFCFKDQKELGLGDFSKIPNGIGGVEHRVDLIYQGVVDGKLSLARWVETIATTPARMFGLYPRKGVIAPGSDADIVVYDPAGRTTISAATHHMNMDHSSYEGFEITGKVDTVLSRGTVLVSGDGTYHGRAGHGRYLRRGLSDYLL, encoded by the coding sequence ATGGCACTGCTGATCACCGGCGGCACCGTCGTCGGACCCACCGGGCCGTACGCCGCCGACGTGCTCGTCGACGGCGAGACGATCGCCGCGATCTTCGCCCCCGGCACCGGGCCGGCCGACGGCGTCGACGTCCTCGACGCCAGTGGCAAGTACGTCATCCCCGGCGGCGTCGATGTGCACACCCACATGGAACTGCCGTTCGGCGGCACGTTCGCCAGTGACACCTTCGACACCGGTACGAAGGCCGCCGCCTTCGGCGGCACCACCACGATCATCGACTTCGCGGTGCAGCGCGCCGGTGAGGTGGTCGGCGACGGACTGACCGCCTGGCACGCCAAGGCGCAGGGCAACTGCCACGTCGACTACGGCTTCCACATGATCATCGGCGGGGTGGACGACGAGTCACTCAAGGCGATGGACTCCCTGGTCGCCACCGAGGGGATCACCAGCTTCAAGCTCTTCATGGCGTACCCAGGGGTGTTCTACAGCGACGACGGGCAGATCCTGCGCGCGATGCAGAAGGCCCGCGACAACGGCGCCACGATCATGATGCACGCGGAGAACGGCATCGCGATCGACGTGCTGATCGGGCAGGCCCTGGCCCGGGGTGAGACCGACCCGATCCACCACGGGCTGACCCGCCCGGCCGCGTTGGAAGCCGAGGCGACCAGCCGGGCCATCGCGCTGGCCGGGGTCGCCGCCGACTGCCCGCTCTACATCGTGCACCTGTCCGCCAGCGAAGCCCTCGCCGCCGTCGCGTCCGCCCGCGACGCCGGCCGCAACGTCTTCGCCGAGACCTGCCCGCAGTACCTCTACCTGACCCTGGAGGACCAGCTCGGCGCGCCCGGCTTCGAAGGCGCCAAGTGGGTCTGCTCCACGCCGCTGCGCAGCAAGCACGAACCCCACCGCGCCGACCTGTGGCGTGGCCTGCGCACCAACGACCTGGCGGTGGTCTCCACCGACCACTGCCCGTTCTGCTTCAAGGACCAGAAGGAGCTCGGCCTCGGCGACTTCTCCAAGATCCCTAACGGGATCGGCGGCGTCGAACACCGGGTCGACCTGATCTACCAGGGCGTCGTCGACGGCAAGCTGTCCCTGGCCCGCTGGGTGGAGACGATCGCCACCACCCCGGCCCGGATGTTCGGTCTCTACCCGCGCAAGGGCGTCATCGCCCCCGGATCCGACGCCGACATCGTCGTCTACGACCCGGCCGGCCGGACCACGATCTCGGCCGCCACCCACCACATGAACATGGACCACTCGTCGTACGAGGGTTTCGAGATCACCGGCAAGGTCGACACCGTGCTGTCGCGGGGCACCGTCCTGGTCAGCGGCGACGGCACCTACCACGGACGCGCCGGCCACGGCCGCTACCTGCGCCGCGGCCTGTCGGACTACCTGCTCTGA
- a CDS encoding nitrilase-related carbon-nitrogen hydrolase — translation MPGVVRAAIVQTTWTGDKESMIKAHEEYVRQAAAQGAKVICFQELFYGPYFCQVQESEYYAYAESIPGPTTERFAALAAEHNMVMVLPMYEREQAGLLYNTAAVIDADGSYLGKFRKTHIPNVKGFWEKFYFRPGNLGYPVFDTAVGRIGVYICYDRHFPEGWRALGLAGAQIVFNPSATSRSLSSYLWKLEQPAAAVANEYFIAAINRVGVEADYGDNDFYGTSYFVDPEGKFVGDTGDPYQPELIVRDLDLDLIETVRNRWAFYRDRRPDAYGDLVQP, via the coding sequence ATGCCAGGAGTCGTCCGCGCCGCCATCGTCCAGACCACGTGGACAGGCGACAAGGAATCCATGATCAAAGCGCACGAGGAGTACGTCCGGCAGGCCGCCGCCCAGGGCGCGAAGGTGATCTGCTTCCAGGAGTTGTTCTACGGGCCGTACTTCTGCCAGGTGCAGGAGAGCGAGTACTACGCCTACGCCGAGTCGATCCCCGGGCCGACCACCGAACGGTTCGCCGCCCTCGCCGCCGAGCACAACATGGTGATGGTGCTGCCGATGTACGAACGCGAGCAGGCCGGGCTCCTCTACAACACCGCCGCTGTGATCGATGCTGACGGCAGCTACCTGGGCAAGTTCCGCAAGACCCACATCCCCAACGTCAAGGGCTTCTGGGAGAAGTTCTACTTCCGCCCCGGCAACCTCGGCTACCCGGTCTTCGACACGGCCGTCGGCCGGATCGGCGTCTACATCTGCTACGACCGGCACTTCCCGGAAGGCTGGCGGGCGCTGGGCCTGGCCGGCGCGCAGATCGTGTTCAACCCGTCGGCGACCAGCCGCAGCCTGTCGTCGTACCTGTGGAAGCTGGAGCAGCCGGCGGCGGCGGTGGCCAACGAGTACTTCATCGCCGCGATCAACCGGGTCGGCGTCGAGGCCGACTACGGCGACAACGACTTCTACGGCACCTCCTACTTCGTCGACCCGGAAGGCAAGTTCGTCGGCGACACCGGGGACCCGTACCAGCCGGAGCTGATCGTCCGCGACCTCGACCTCGACCTGATCGAGACGGTCCGCAACCGGTGGGCCTTCTACCGCGACCGCCGCCCGGACGCCTACGGTGACCTGGTCCAGCCCTGA
- a CDS encoding lytic polysaccharide monooxygenase — MPTLTTTGRRPLALYALVVAVAAGLLLTTALANVASAHGSVLDPASRNYGCLDRWGGNHMAPEMATEDPMCYQAWQANAAAMWNWNGLYREGVGGNHQGAIPDGQLCSGGRTEGGRYNAMDAIGNWRAKSISNSFSVRLFDQASHGADYIRVYVTRQGFNPISQALGWGNLELVAQIGNTPASQWQSVPSGVQIDIPATAPGRTGRHMVYTIWQASHMDQSYYFCSDVNFGGSNPPPTTAPPTTPPPTTAPPTTAPPTTPPPGSAGCTASYTVASSWSGGFQGEVRVTAGSSAISGWTVTLAYPSGQTVQQAWNATVSASGSTVTARNVAYNGSLGAGASTNFGFIGSTAGGTPSVTCTAS, encoded by the coding sequence ATGCCCACACTCACCACCACCGGCCGGCGACCACTCGCGCTGTACGCCCTGGTCGTTGCCGTCGCCGCCGGGCTGCTGCTGACCACCGCACTGGCCAATGTCGCCTCGGCCCATGGATCAGTGCTCGATCCGGCCTCCCGCAACTACGGATGTCTCGACCGCTGGGGCGGGAACCACATGGCACCGGAGATGGCCACCGAGGATCCCATGTGCTATCAGGCATGGCAGGCCAACGCTGCCGCCATGTGGAACTGGAACGGCCTCTACCGCGAAGGCGTCGGCGGCAACCACCAGGGCGCCATCCCGGACGGCCAGCTCTGCAGCGGTGGACGCACCGAGGGCGGCCGCTACAACGCCATGGACGCCATCGGCAACTGGCGGGCCAAGTCAATCAGCAACTCGTTCAGCGTCCGATTGTTCGATCAAGCCAGCCACGGTGCCGACTACATCCGGGTGTACGTGACCCGGCAGGGCTTCAACCCGATCAGCCAGGCACTGGGCTGGGGCAATCTGGAGCTCGTCGCCCAGATCGGCAACACGCCGGCGTCGCAGTGGCAGAGCGTGCCCAGCGGGGTGCAGATCGACATCCCGGCGACCGCGCCGGGGCGCACCGGCCGACACATGGTCTACACCATCTGGCAGGCCAGCCATATGGACCAGTCCTACTACTTCTGCAGCGACGTGAACTTCGGCGGCAGCAACCCGCCGCCCACCACCGCACCTCCGACCACGCCGCCGCCCACCACGGCCCCGCCCACCACCGCACCCCCGACCACGCCGCCGCCCGGATCGGCCGGATGTACCGCCTCCTACACGGTCGCATCGAGCTGGTCCGGCGGCTTCCAGGGTGAGGTCCGGGTGACCGCCGGCTCCTCGGCGATCAGCGGCTGGACGGTGACCCTGGCCTACCCGAGCGGGCAGACCGTGCAGCAGGCGTGGAACGCCACGGTCTCGGCCAGCGGGTCGACGGTTACCGCCCGTAACGTCGCCTACAACGGCAGCCTCGGCGCCGGTGCCAGCACCAACTTCGGCTTCATCGGCTCGACCGCCGGCGGCACCCCGTCGGTGACCTGCACGGCCTCCTGA
- a CDS encoding SCP2 sterol-binding domain-containing protein, translating into MSATTEAFFASVHERDPRLPPAVDGSLRFDVRYRDHTEQWLLRFAAGRVRAEQSGADADCVVAIDSVLFEQILCGKERLFPAFIRFGLTLEGVIALLPMLNWLLPDMVGARHPRQLAEGWKEAR; encoded by the coding sequence TTGTCAGCGACCACGGAGGCCTTCTTCGCCAGCGTCCACGAACGCGATCCTCGGTTGCCCCCAGCAGTCGACGGCTCGCTGCGCTTCGACGTGCGGTACCGCGATCACACTGAGCAGTGGCTGCTGCGTTTCGCGGCGGGCCGCGTGCGGGCCGAACAGTCCGGTGCCGATGCGGATTGTGTCGTCGCCATCGACAGCGTGTTGTTCGAACAGATCCTGTGCGGGAAGGAACGACTCTTCCCCGCATTCATCCGCTTCGGGCTCACCCTGGAGGGCGTGATCGCGTTGCTGCCGATGCTCAACTGGCTGCTGCCCGACATGGTGGGTGCCCGGCATCCGCGGCAGCTGGCGGAGGGTTGGAAGGAAGCCAGGTGA